The genomic window GATAAGCCCGATCGCACTGTCGAGCCCAAAACGTATCGGCGTGCCCGGTACGGACATCGACGAATCCATCCAATGAGCGACACGCTGGACGCGTCGCAACCGCGCCGCGTTACGTTGTGATTCAGAGCCCGTCGCGCGGCCAGCGGCGGGCGTTCGTGGTACGGCTAGTCTGCGGTCAGTATTCGCTGATGCGGATGTATCGAGCATGATTTTCTATTTTCTCCCGGGGAGAAGGGGCTTTGGGCGTAGCATTCATATCGTGCATTTACGCAATCCATGTGTTATGCAATCCACGTGCCAGTCCCGTGCGAAACCGTTTTTTTCCCGGACGAACGACAAACAGGATTCTCATCGATTGTGTTCCTGGAAGAATCTAAAATGCAAATCTGCAAGTGTTGCTGTCTCGTCTTAATCTTCCTATTCAAAAATGTCGGAGTTTGTTGTGGAGTTTGAAGGTATGACATGCACATGGAATGGGCTTTACGTTGGAGCGGTGCTGCCGGTGGCTCTGTTGTTTGTCGCGGTGTTGTCTGGCTGTGAAAAAGTGCCCATTGGCGGCGATATTCCGGTGACCCGGGATCGTCTGGAGGGGACGCGGCTGACCGATATCAACCGCGAGCTGTCTTGGACGTTTTCCAGTGAGAAGGTTGTCATCAGCTACGAGGACCAACCGTTGCCAGCAGACATCTTGGAGATCTTTAAACTGGACCCCGCAGCGACGTATGATCGTTTGGAAGCCAGCTGGGAGCTCGACGAATCGGCGGGTTTCCTGCGGCTTTCCCAGATCACCGCGGACGGCGCAGCGATCGACCATCCGCTCCGACTGCCGATCACACCTGCCGGTCCGATCCGAGTCACGTTGTTGGGCCGCCAGTACAACATGTTCGCCGCTGCTGATTGACCATGGTCCGTTGTTAACCGCCGATCCTCAATTCACGGCGGCGAGTTTGTACTGAAGCTCCTTCTGTTGTCCGTGTTCAACGTGCTTTGGATCGAGGGCTCGCAGTTCCAGCTTCAACTCGTTCTCTCCGATCTCCGCTCGCACCCAGCCGTTGGGACGGGATTCGTTGAACACGTAGGCACAGGGCGGCAGATTGATTAGATGCAGTTGTTGGTCCGTCTGCCGTACACTCCAATTGTGCGTGTGTCCAAACACGTACGCTTGGACGTGCGGACGCGCATGCAGGGCGTCAATGAACTGCTGCGAATCGAGCAGCCCCGATACCCGTTCCTGCGATTCAGCGGGCCGGAATTGAAGATTATGGTGACCGATCACGATCGCCGGCTTCGTGTTGTGAGCGTCCAACGCCTTGGTTAGCCAGTCGAGCTGCGAAGGGCCCAGCTCGCCAGTAACTTGGTTCACGTGCTGCAACGAATCAACTAGGAACACATTGGCAAACTTTGACTCTAAAATGCTCACGTGCTTGCCCTCGACCAGCGGCCGCTCGGGCTGCTGCTGTTCAAACGCGCCGTAAAACGGACCGCGATCGTCGTGAT from Roseimaritima ulvae includes these protein-coding regions:
- a CDS encoding metallophosphoesterase family protein: MPLHLLPQSRRRFLQTTLASGTTLLAARMVGAEKSEPSREWWALLSDTHIAADPAAIARGVNMFDNLNRVIDQVLAEPSPPAGVIINGDCAYLNGLAADYATLSKALQRLADAGLSVHMNMGNHDDRGPFYGAFEQQQPERPLVEGKHVSILESKFANVFLVDSLQHVNQVTGELGPSQLDWLTKALDAHNTKPAIVIGHHNLQFRPAESQERVSGLLDSQQFIDALHARPHVQAYVFGHTHNWSVRQTDQQLHLINLPPCAYVFNESRPNGWVRAEIGENELKLELRALDPKHVEHGQQKELQYKLAAVN